The proteins below come from a single Nocardiopsis gilva YIM 90087 genomic window:
- a CDS encoding TetR/AcrR family transcriptional regulator, which yields MERPDDTSACAGRVRDRAATRQRILDSARELFTSEGYEHVSSRRIAAHAGVNVALINRYFGAKRGLLAEVIAEDAVFPGIFEGDPATLPRRLADHLAGRVLGSGTPLQRALEHSMGDPDLRSVYEERLKSALIEPLAAHLGGPDARARASLVAGVVLGMGVVKRAEGATALLELDPGALAERLTRVIEQCLERFAP from the coding sequence ATGGAACGGCCGGACGACACCAGTGCGTGCGCGGGCCGGGTGCGTGACCGAGCCGCCACGCGCCAGCGCATCCTCGACAGCGCGCGCGAGCTGTTCACCAGCGAGGGATACGAGCACGTGTCCTCCCGGCGGATCGCCGCGCACGCGGGCGTCAACGTCGCACTCATCAACCGCTACTTCGGGGCCAAGCGCGGACTTCTCGCCGAGGTCATCGCGGAGGACGCGGTGTTCCCCGGCATCTTCGAGGGCGACCCCGCCACCCTGCCCCGGCGGCTGGCCGACCATCTGGCCGGGCGCGTGCTCGGCTCCGGAACGCCGCTGCAGCGGGCGCTGGAGCACTCGATGGGCGACCCCGACCTGCGTTCCGTCTACGAGGAGCGGCTGAAGAGCGCCCTCATCGAGCCCCTCGCCGCCCATCTCGGCGGGCCGGACGCCCGAGCGCGGGCGTCGCTGGTGGCCGGGGTGGTGCTCGGCATGGGCGTGGTCAAGCGTGCCGAAGGCGCGACCGCGCTCCTCGAACTCGACCCCGGCGCTCTGGCCGAGCGGCTGACCCGCGTCATCGAGCAGTGCCTGGAGCGGTTCGCGCCCTGA
- a CDS encoding C40 family peptidase, translating to MTLSVFLAISTTGLISATRAVADEHGGVSEWASYTAERAVTYATAQVGTPYKFGGSGPSGFDCSGLVQWAYKKAGKAISRTTYTQYREGSAVPRSRLRRGDLLFFYSGPSHVGMYVGNGHMIHAPRSGRLVQIVDMARYYDRKLVGARRVA from the coding sequence GTGACCTTATCCGTTTTCCTGGCGATCAGCACGACGGGGCTGATATCAGCGACGCGCGCGGTCGCCGACGAACACGGCGGCGTTTCCGAGTGGGCGAGCTACACCGCAGAACGCGCCGTCACCTACGCAACAGCCCAGGTCGGCACACCCTACAAGTTCGGCGGCTCCGGCCCCAGTGGCTTCGACTGCTCCGGCCTGGTCCAATGGGCCTACAAAAAGGCCGGGAAGGCCATCTCGCGCACCACCTACACCCAGTACCGCGAAGGCAGTGCCGTTCCGCGCTCCCGGCTGCGCAGGGGTGATCTGCTGTTCTTCTACTCCGGTCCGAGCCACGTGGGAATGTATGTCGGAAACGGCCACATGATCCACGCGCCGCGTTCCGGACGCCTCGTCCAGATCGTCGATATGGCGAGGTACTACGACCGGAAGCTCGTCGGCGCCCGACGCGTCGCCTGA
- a CDS encoding RidA family protein, whose protein sequence is MTKQAIHTDQAPQPGGAYSQGVVSGGFLFTSGFGPHDPRTGEVAASVGAQTAQVLRNIQAVLAERGLTLHDVVRTTVYLHHLKHDFTEFNAVYSEFFSDPMPARTTVGSELMDILVAIDVVAKLRE, encoded by the coding sequence ATGACCAAGCAGGCGATCCACACCGACCAGGCACCTCAGCCGGGCGGGGCCTACAGCCAGGGCGTGGTGTCCGGGGGGTTCCTCTTCACGTCGGGGTTCGGCCCGCACGATCCGCGAACCGGCGAGGTGGCCGCTTCCGTCGGGGCGCAGACGGCCCAGGTGCTGCGCAATATCCAGGCGGTGCTCGCCGAGCGGGGCCTCACGCTGCACGACGTCGTGCGGACCACGGTGTACCTGCATCACCTCAAGCACGACTTCACCGAGTTCAACGCGGTCTATTCGGAGTTCTTCTCCGACCCCATGCCCGCGCGTACGACGGTGGGCTCCGAGCTGATGGACATCCTGGTCGCGATCGACGTGGTCGCGAAGCTCCGCGAGTGA
- a CDS encoding N-acyl-D-amino-acid deacylase family protein codes for MTSVVLAGGRVVDGTGAPGRAADVVVAEGRVTEVAEPGRAEAGGRRVDVTGLVVAPGFIDMHAHSDLAVLADPAHEAKVRQGVTTEVLGQDGLSYAPVTDTTLPQLRAQLAGWNGTPDLDYAWRGVGEYLDRIDAGTPTNVAYLVPHGNVRMAVMGTEDRAPSAADLGAMRALVADGMADGAMGMSAGLTYTPGMYADDAEIVALLEPVRAAGGYYCPHHRNYGSRVVESYQECLEIARRAGVALHLAHCHVNFPRNKGRAPEVLDAIDAAVRNHGLDVSLDTYPYLAAATYLGALLPSRAHAGGTSAAIARLRDPAERARILYEVEVVGTDGNHGVPADWDTVVITGVTRPELSWAVGSSIRQLADARGREAAEVFADLLITDEMGTGCLLRVGNEENVRTIMAHPAHTAGSDGILVGAKPHPRAWGTFPRYFGTYVRELGVLGLEECVRHLTSRPARRLGLTDRGVIRPGAVADITVFDPDTIASTATYDNPRSAPEGIPHVLVNGEFTVRDGVRTDRVPGRSLRHRA; via the coding sequence ATGACGAGTGTCGTACTCGCCGGGGGCCGCGTCGTCGACGGAACCGGGGCACCCGGTCGGGCCGCCGACGTCGTCGTCGCGGAGGGACGCGTCACCGAGGTGGCCGAGCCGGGACGAGCCGAGGCCGGCGGGCGACGCGTCGACGTCACCGGGCTGGTCGTCGCCCCCGGGTTCATCGACATGCACGCGCACTCCGACCTCGCGGTCCTGGCCGACCCCGCGCACGAGGCCAAGGTCCGCCAGGGCGTCACCACCGAGGTCCTCGGTCAGGACGGGCTGAGCTACGCGCCCGTCACCGACACGACGCTGCCGCAGCTCCGCGCCCAACTGGCCGGATGGAACGGCACCCCCGACCTCGACTACGCGTGGCGCGGCGTCGGCGAGTACCTGGACCGGATCGATGCGGGCACCCCGACCAACGTCGCCTACCTGGTGCCGCACGGCAACGTCCGGATGGCGGTCATGGGCACCGAGGACCGCGCACCCAGCGCCGCCGACCTGGGCGCGATGCGCGCCCTCGTCGCCGACGGCATGGCCGACGGCGCGATGGGGATGTCTGCCGGGCTGACCTACACCCCCGGGATGTACGCCGATGACGCGGAGATCGTCGCGCTGCTCGAACCGGTGCGCGCGGCCGGGGGCTACTACTGTCCCCACCACCGCAACTACGGCTCCCGGGTGGTGGAGTCCTACCAGGAGTGCCTGGAGATCGCGCGACGCGCCGGCGTCGCGCTGCACCTCGCGCACTGCCACGTCAACTTCCCGCGGAACAAGGGGCGCGCCCCCGAGGTGCTCGACGCGATCGACGCCGCCGTGCGGAACCACGGGCTCGACGTCAGCCTGGACACCTACCCCTACCTCGCCGCCGCCACCTACCTGGGCGCGCTGCTGCCCAGCCGCGCGCACGCGGGAGGCACGTCCGCGGCCATCGCCCGGCTGCGCGACCCGGCCGAACGCGCCCGGATCCTCTACGAGGTCGAGGTGGTCGGCACCGACGGCAACCACGGCGTCCCCGCCGACTGGGACACCGTCGTCATCACCGGGGTCACCCGGCCCGAGCTGTCGTGGGCGGTGGGATCGTCGATCCGGCAGCTGGCGGACGCGCGCGGACGCGAAGCCGCGGAGGTCTTCGCCGACCTGCTCATCACCGACGAGATGGGCACCGGCTGCCTGCTGCGCGTCGGCAACGAGGAGAACGTCCGGACGATCATGGCCCACCCCGCGCACACCGCCGGGAGCGACGGAATCCTCGTCGGCGCCAAGCCGCACCCGCGCGCCTGGGGCACCTTTCCCCGCTACTTCGGGACCTACGTGCGCGAGCTGGGCGTCCTGGGTCTGGAGGAGTGCGTGCGGCACCTGACCTCCCGCCCGGCGCGTCGGCTCGGGCTGACCGACCGGGGTGTCATCCGACCGGGCGCGGTCGCCGACATCACCGTGTTCGACCCCGACACGATCGCGTCCACCGCCACCTACGACAACCCCCGCAGCGCCCCCGAAGGCATCCCGCACGTCCTGGTCAACGGCGAGTTCACGGTGCGCGACGGCGTCCGGACCGACCGCGTACCGGGGAGATCCCTGCGCCACCGGGCGTGA
- a CDS encoding response regulator transcription factor, whose amino-acid sequence MAGGTRVLVVEDEPSVRDAVADALELEGYQVTRAADGGSGLEAVRRWPPDAIVLDVLMPFMDGLTMCERLRSRGDRTPILILTARDAVGDRVEGLDAGADDYLVKPFDLDELLARLRALLRRAYPEETGTIGYADLTVDTDGGRAWRGERAMQLSRTEFALLEVLARNAGRVVPRGVIADGVWGYDFGPNSNSLDVYIGYLRRKLEAGGESRMVHTVRGVGYVLEERPSAGRGDASRG is encoded by the coding sequence GTGGCGGGTGGAACGCGGGTGCTCGTCGTCGAAGACGAGCCGTCGGTGCGCGACGCCGTCGCCGACGCCCTGGAGCTGGAGGGGTACCAGGTCACCCGGGCCGCCGACGGCGGCAGCGGGCTGGAGGCGGTCCGGCGGTGGCCGCCGGACGCGATCGTGCTCGACGTGCTGATGCCGTTCATGGATGGCCTGACCATGTGCGAGCGGCTGCGGTCCCGTGGCGACCGCACGCCGATCCTGATCCTGACCGCGCGCGATGCCGTGGGCGACCGCGTCGAGGGGCTCGATGCCGGAGCCGACGACTACCTGGTCAAACCCTTCGACCTGGACGAACTGCTGGCGCGGCTGCGGGCGCTGCTGCGTCGTGCCTACCCCGAGGAGACCGGGACCATCGGCTACGCCGACCTGACCGTCGACACCGACGGCGGGCGGGCGTGGCGCGGGGAGCGCGCCATGCAGCTGAGCCGCACCGAGTTCGCGCTGCTGGAGGTGCTGGCGCGCAATGCCGGGCGGGTGGTGCCGCGCGGTGTCATCGCCGACGGTGTGTGGGGCTACGACTTCGGGCCCAACTCCAACTCGCTGGACGTCTACATCGGCTACCTCCGCCGCAAGCTGGAGGCCGGGGGCGAGTCCCGGATGGTGCACACCGTGCGCGGCGTCGGCTACGTCCTGGAGGAGCGGCCGAGCGCCGGCCGCGGGGACGCGTCCCGTGGCTGA
- a CDS encoding sensor histidine kinase codes for MAEGTGRDGRRQGRDRRSPADATAAADASGSGGTTAGPKPTVWTRWPLRVRLAVLTAVVVAGAVLAGAGVAFVVVRHTLYGELDGSLTREATRVERQIDRNTWLGSAECVYATAPACVQIIDAGGGVDPEPGGLRPEVPGTAVEVARGERDAFFVDTRIGDIPLRGYVAPIGGDRAVQVAIRSDRVKATVVDVGTRLALAGAIGVVLAGALGYLVARTGLRPVARLTRTAETIAATRDPGHRIDLPGNDELARLADSFNTMLDELERSVTAQRRLVADASHELRTPLTGLRTNIDLLARDLPPEHRTRIHGTLRAQITEMTGLVNDLIELARGEAPEGRTEDVRLDEVVEHCVDSERRNRPGVRFDVRVEPTVVVGMPERLARAITNLLDNAAKFSPDNGEVEVRLTDRELTVRDRGPGIAPDDLPHVFDRFYRARAARGLPGSGLGLAIVRQVAEGHGAALRAEPAPGVGTVFRMSFPAEES; via the coding sequence GTGGCTGAGGGAACCGGTCGGGACGGTCGGCGCCAGGGGCGGGACCGGCGCTCCCCCGCGGACGCGACCGCTGCCGCGGACGCCTCCGGTAGCGGCGGCACCACGGCAGGGCCGAAGCCCACGGTGTGGACCCGGTGGCCGCTGCGCGTGCGCCTCGCGGTCCTGACGGCCGTTGTCGTCGCGGGCGCGGTGCTGGCCGGGGCGGGGGTCGCCTTCGTCGTCGTCCGCCACACCCTCTACGGCGAGTTGGACGGCAGCCTGACGCGTGAGGCCACCCGCGTCGAGCGGCAGATCGACCGCAACACCTGGCTCGGGTCGGCCGAGTGCGTGTATGCGACGGCACCCGCCTGCGTGCAGATCATCGACGCGGGCGGCGGGGTGGACCCCGAGCCGGGGGGCTTGCGTCCGGAGGTGCCGGGGACGGCGGTCGAGGTCGCGCGGGGCGAACGCGACGCGTTCTTCGTCGACACGCGGATCGGTGACATCCCGCTGCGGGGTTATGTCGCGCCGATCGGCGGCGACCGCGCCGTACAGGTCGCCATCCGCTCCGACCGCGTCAAGGCCACCGTGGTCGACGTCGGCACGCGACTGGCGCTGGCCGGTGCGATCGGCGTCGTGCTGGCGGGCGCGCTCGGCTACCTGGTGGCGCGGACCGGGCTGCGCCCGGTCGCGCGGCTGACCCGCACCGCCGAGACCATCGCCGCCACGCGCGACCCCGGGCACCGCATCGACCTGCCCGGCAACGACGAGCTCGCCCGCCTCGCCGACAGCTTCAACACCATGCTCGACGAGCTGGAGCGGTCCGTCACCGCGCAGCGGCGGCTGGTCGCCGACGCCTCCCACGAGCTGCGTACGCCGCTCACCGGGCTGCGCACCAACATCGACCTGCTCGCCCGGGACCTGCCGCCGGAGCACCGGACACGGATCCACGGCACGCTCCGCGCCCAGATCACCGAGATGACGGGGCTGGTCAACGACCTGATCGAACTCGCCCGGGGCGAAGCGCCCGAGGGGCGGACGGAAGACGTGCGGCTGGATGAGGTCGTGGAGCACTGCGTCGACTCCGAGCGGCGGAACCGCCCGGGGGTCCGCTTCGACGTGCGCGTCGAGCCGACGGTGGTGGTGGGCATGCCCGAGCGGCTCGCGCGGGCGATCACCAACCTGCTCGACAACGCCGCGAAGTTCAGTCCGGACAACGGGGAGGTGGAGGTGCGCCTGACCGACCGGGAACTGACGGTGCGCGACCGCGGGCCCGGCATCGCCCCCGACGACCTGCCCCATGTCTTCGACCGCTTCTACCGGGCCCGCGCCGCCCGTGGCCTGCCGGGATCGGGACTCGGCCTGGCGATCGTGCGGCAGGTCGCCGAAGGCCACGGGGCCGCGCTCCGGGCCGAACCCGCACCTGGCGTCGGGACCGTGTTCCGGATGTCGTTCCCCGCTGAGGAGAGCTGA
- a CDS encoding C40 family peptidase encodes MGLVERGFRLVREDMARPTMRAAAAVSTALLIVTLGPVSDSNAAVQSPTHASTRSKGAASAAVSHALNQVGKPYRYGAAGPRAFDCSGLVQWSYRRAGKSTGRTTYAQFRRGRPVSRSSLRKGDLVFFYSGPGHVGVYIGNGRMVHAPRSGKNVHITRMSAYFDRYFVGARRIA; translated from the coding sequence ATGGGTCTTGTGGAGAGGGGATTCCGGCTCGTTCGGGAGGACATGGCGCGGCCCACGATGCGTGCGGCGGCCGCCGTATCCACCGCGCTGTTGATCGTCACGCTCGGGCCAGTCTCCGACAGCAACGCCGCAGTTCAGAGCCCTACACACGCCTCGACGCGCTCGAAGGGCGCCGCGTCCGCCGCGGTGTCCCATGCCCTGAACCAGGTCGGAAAGCCCTACCGCTACGGCGCGGCCGGGCCGAGGGCGTTCGACTGCTCGGGTCTGGTGCAGTGGTCCTACCGCAGGGCCGGAAAGTCCACCGGGCGCACCACCTACGCACAGTTCCGGCGGGGCCGGCCGGTTTCCCGGTCTTCCTTGCGCAAGGGCGACCTCGTGTTCTTCTATTCGGGGCCGGGCCATGTCGGGGTGTATATCGGTAACGGCCGTATGGTCCACGCGCCGCGCTCCGGCAAGAACGTACACATCACCAGGATGTCCGCCTACTTCGACCGCTACTTCGTTGGAGCGCGCCGTATCGCCTGA